Below is a window of Watersipora subatra chromosome 11, tzWatSuba1.1, whole genome shotgun sequence DNA.
TGCGGGGTGGCAGGGGTGGCACCGTTGTCGGGGTTGGGTGGTGATCTGGTGTCACTGCGAGTCGACGACCCCGATTTTGTTGCCACTTTTGCCCAAGGCCGATGGACCGTTAGCTGGCGGTGGTCCGGGGAATCTCCGAAAGGATTGCAGACCCGGGTCGCGGAGTACAAGTGTACTCGGGCACCTAACCTGCATGAGCGGTACTGTGCTGAAATTGAGAGCTGGATCTCAAAAGGTTGGTTGAAAAGGTGGAGTCGGCCCATTGAGGGTATTATCCCCCTTTTGGCTGTGTTCCAACCAACGAAGGATAAAGTGCGACCAGTCATGGACTACCGTGAGCTGAACGCGTTTGTCGAGAGTCACACAGGAGGTGACGCGGTCGCTGTGTGCGGCGAGAAAGTCCGAAAGTGGAGACAGTTGCGTGGCAGACTTGGGGTAGTTGACCTCAAGTCCGCGTACCTACAAATCCATGTTTCGGAGGCCCTGTGGAAATACCAGGTCGTGAAGTATAAGGGGGTCCCTTATGCGCTGACACGTTTAGGCTTCGGGCTTTCGTGTGCGCCTaggatcatgaccaaaatccTAGGCAAGGTTCTTTCGCTCGACGAGCGGGTTCGACGAGGGACTGACCACTATATCGACGATATAGTGGTGCAGGAGTCTGTGCTTGGCGTGGAGGAGCTGAGGAAGCACCTTGCTAAGTATGGACTGGTGACGAAAGAGCCGGAGGGCCTTGATGGAGGTCGGTTGTTGGGCATTTCTCTGAAAGGAAATGCTCGTGGACATTTGCAGATGTCGAGGGGAACTGCACTCTCCGAAATTCATCTTGAGCCAGCTGGGCTGACCAAGAGAGAGCTTTTCTCGTTTTGTGGCCGACTTGTCGGTCATTACCCAGTGGCTGGGTGGTTGCGGCCCTATTGCAGCTTCTTGAAGCGGCTAGGATGCAACGGAGCCTGGGATGCCCCTGTTGAAAAGGAGGTCAGCTCGCTAGCTAGTGAGCTTTACACAAGGGTATGCCAGGAGGACCCTGTTAGGGGTCCGTGGCACGTAAGACCGGACGGTTCGGTCGTTGTGTGGACAGATGCTAGCTCTCTGGGCCTCGGTGTGGCAATCGAGGTTGATGGCAGCATTGTTGAGGATGCGTCGTGGCTGAGGAAGGAGTCAGACCATTCACACATCAATGTTGCCGAATTGGAAGCTGTGGGACGAGGTGTTAACCTGGCTATTGCGTGGGGGTTCAAGACCTTCACCTTGGCGGTTGACTCTCTCACAGTTGTCAATTGGATGTCAAATACAATTGACGGGCGCAATCGTGTTCGcacgaaaagtgctgcagagaTGCTGGTGAAGCGTCGGCTGGGGGTGATCCGTGATACGATCACCGAGTACGGCCTATCGGTCACTATGCGTCTTGTACCTACTGTGGAAAACAAGGCGGATAGGATGACGAGGGTGCCCAAGAAGTGGCTCGGGCATCGTGGGATGAGTGGAGGCGAGGCCGAGAGCATGGCTGCTGCCATCTTCACCGGCGAGACCCTCGGGGATGCTGTGTGGGCGGCTCATTTGCCTCACCATCTGGGTGTCGAGAGAACGCTGTACCTTGCTCAGCAAGTACGCAGTGACTTGACACGGGAGCAGGTCAAACGCGAGCTGGCTGGCTGTGAGGCCTGTCAGCGCGTTGACCCGGCTCCGAGAGGTGAGAACCTCGTGGAAACAGGCAGCTTGGCTGTCGAGGGGAACTGGTGCCGGGTGGCCATAGACGTGACTCACTATGGCGGCCAGGTGTTCCTGTCCATGGTTGATTGCGGGCCGTCACGTTTCGCTATCTGGCGCCGCTTGCCAAGTGAGACGGCAGCGCACATCGTGGCTCAGTTACGCACGATCGTAATTGAGCGAGGGCCGTGTGACGAATTGTTAATGGACAATTCCATGGCGTTTAGGTCAGCAACTGTTGCACAGTTCGCTGACGAGTGGGGGATTTCTCTGAGATTTCGTGCCGCTTACGCCCCGAGTGGCAACGGAATCGTTGAGAGGAATCACCGGACAATCAAGAGGATTGCCGAGAGGGGAAGAATTAGCCCCGAGGAGGCGACGTTCTGGTATAACTATGCGTCACGCCTATAATGTCACGCACTATAATGTCACGCCTCGCAAGGGTACAGATGGGGGTTCGGTACCCTCGAATAATCTGTATCGATATTATTGGCGAGTGCCTTTCGACGTCAATCTACGCGGGTTAGATGAGGTCAGTCAAGGCAAGTTTGCTGTCGGCGATGAGGTGTGGGTGAAACCCTCGACTCCGTCGTGCACTAGGCAGTGGGCACCGGGAGTGATTACCGGAGTCGTTTCAAAGCACAACGTGTGCGTGGATGGCATGCCGAGGCATGTGAGGGATGTCCGTAAACGGCGGTTTGGCACTGACCGTAGTAGGGAAAACGGCATCCGTGAACTGGTCGAAGACGGCCGGCCTAATCTAGGTAGATTACGCGGTTCTGCTGCTCCCCCACCGCCTCAGCTGCATCCCTGTGAGGTGGCTGAGGTCTCGGAGGGGGATGTGGAGGACGGTCCTCAGACTGCTGAGGATGAAGTTCAAAACATGGATGGTGAGCCTCAGACTGCTGGGGTTCCGTCCGGGGATTTAGATCCTGATAAACCTGAGCTTCAACCGTTAATGCTCAGGCGGTCGCAGCGAGAGCGACGGCGTCCCCAGTATTTGGATGACTATGAGGGATAGCTGGTAGCTTCTTAAAAGCTGGGGGAAatgtgagttagtagtcacgtggtgcccgccgttagctcggaagggttcgtgggcatgcgccaccggaCGAGTAAGaacggccatgttgtcattgggAATCCAAGCTCCGTTCGCGTAGCTTGTGACTCTGTGCTGTCGTAGCGAGAAAGGATTGTTAAGAGTTTttctgagtcttggtgactcgtgagtaatcctactggtgtagtctggcactacggtgttttctggtaaaacgtgtaggtggagtaagggtgacataaggggaggttttggagtgtcacggctggcagtctggtactgcgttattttacttagtaacttacATACAGATagttaaagcagcagcactgtctctgagagtagtgaaagtaataattttgtgagagtaagaaacacggaagatcgttttagcttcgcatcgatcatagcatcacacagctttatcatcgcacaaagtatagattcgttgaatttttgcatagcaatgatggctacaatgttagcaaattaaaatatgtaacaaaattgttctgaatagagattgaaattggaaaaaatactgtttacatatcatgaagcaatatcggcaattttcggtaaaatggctggtaCTTGGCAaatacccaaatttgtacatgctcggcagtgaaagggttaaaggaaacttgagaatataaactacatattaaatatatttcgaattatagggtttgcttaaatgaaacaattaaattatactaagtaatttggaaattattgtagaaatcattggtCATGCAGCGACAAAGAGAAGAATTATTTTGTAACTTCGATGTtacattgactttaaaagtaagtattacattatatttatttcgtctaatatcgttgtataatgataaaacatgtaactaaagatcaaatacattcaacaaaattcactccaattggtatgtaggaatgttaaaatgagtaacagtctgtgaaaacagtaattaatatttgtataacttcactttaaaacaaaaggtgttggaattgaaattcaaagtaagacctgactgtgttttaatttgtctgcgtattctactctgactataatcattgcaattgtagGATCCTGGGTATCAGCGAACTAAATATAGACCTTTTCGGAGAAGGGTTTATAAATTTGAATCTTCAGTAAGTagcacattatatttatttctttgttttaactgaatatcctcctctgtctgtgtgtcctagtctgactatgtgatgtaacatatttgtttttcttattgtctgtatgtcctactctagttgaatgcatatcctattctgtctgcattacatcttgcatatcattctatgattcgatgagtaatgcaattgaaatttacaatttaagttggagtccattgtgaatgtagagtctactatctcaacaaggttatagtaaaccatcctgactgtaatcattgcaattgcaggctcccgtatctcaacaggaagattccattcagaaaaaggatggatcttcttcttcagtaagtattacattatatttgttttttagtttgaatgaatgatctaatctgtctgtatgtcttacttttactatatctcactaaaaataatgtatgttttgattgtagacagttcattctctttcgtcaatgaaagaagaagaaaattggggtTGAATGATATTCAatattcaatagtctttttttatattatgttttagcatttttatatacaaaacttttattcaataatatatccattgatagtaagtttaaattcctatgatatatcatcaaataaactatataaaatttaatcataataacaTTTCCTTAACtaattactgtcttgatatacagagtttataatctttgtttaatttctctctgaattccttcagattgcacgCTCCGTCAAtcgtgaaaagttttaatcctgatgaagacttagagttcatgtaaatctcacttcgatccaatatcatgagagctggtgtcaaccattgaaatgatgagggaatgttatacttttgaggttcgatgatcgaacataatgccacacgctctcccttacgttcaacgaagaattgcaacgcaatctcacaattgtcattttcttcagacttatttgcttgtattacttctaacgaagctggaatatccaaaacttttagatcaatccatttccatggttcttgcatttcctcggatttaaaaactgttgcaataggtgacgtaattttttcatctccttccatataattttccttggattcgaataaccgctttactaccgaacttttttttgatgatcttcgtaatgacgtagttctgttcaatctagacttggttggtcttctacactgtctttgtttcatattcaattggggagttctttcagaaatattgtcgatattcatactattggaagttgactcctcagaagcttcagtaacaatcaacactaactaataatacttcatcaatttatacattatctttaaaaaagtagtggatccataacagtgatggataatttcagaatttatgaagacgatgccttcgagatatgccctttcgttgaaagagaattatccgggtatcattatatacaaggggctagtaacatctcacaatactcgcgaatactacgatgtagtataaatatatcttttaaagtgaataattttgtaataaaactgatctttcattcaacatattaatttctccaacaaatttcaatcttacatacaaaaaaatacaaaaaaaaagaaccgaaaaataaaattccttaaaattcttaaccattcaagagcttcaacattacaaaatcatcaattcttcaaaaaataactttgtacataaacactttctcatatatattcaatgtttcaaatatataacaatctccggaaaatcaacccctcggtgtcccagatattaaccccctcactcatccgctaggtaatctctcgctctcctcgataatccgcgagatccactccggaaaaccatccagccctcgatgtcccagatattcacccccactattccaccgataatccgcgacgattcccccgactaatcccgcgataatccgcgttcaatcggatgactcatcccccgctaatccgatgactcatccacagataatccgccgattacgccaggagcggatccgtaacccctcgaattcaaccccctactctacaccacaatttccccccaaaccccaacatctcattcaactccacacgattcaatctacacccctagccaatttaattcacaaccccctttttctatccccccgctggatccgtcacttttatgtgtagatctgctctctatatactacttttgTGTCAATTGTGTCACATAGATTCTCTGCTGCACAACAAACCTTAACATACTTTGTGTTTATGCAGTAGAAGATTAGTAAGTCGTGATAGTCAAGTTCATAGGTCAAAGTTTTTATCTATCTTTTTCATTACTTCTGTCAAAGCTGATCAAAAGGTAACCTTGGACTCAATATCATTTTAGTGTCAGGTGCTTTTAATTTGGGAATTTCGATTGTATGCATTGTAAACCAAAGACATCGTCGAGGCAACTTGAATACTTGGAAAGGTTTGCATCTATCAAAATTTTTTGATAGCTGGCTGAGCATCCATGACAGCCTGTGCAAAGTGTATCACTTTGGCAATAATCATCAACCCGTCACGAAATGCTTGAtccatattttctttcatgGCAGTTTGTTGGGGACTAGGATTTCACAGTCGTTTGTGACTGCATTTTAAAATGAGGCCGCCATGTTGCGGACATATTGCTGACGTATACGTGAATGGGTTAGTGATAGTATGAACATTATTATAACAAATGACAACCAAACTACTGTGTGGCTAACACTGACATACAGTGATAGAGTGTGAAATGGCCTTTAGCTGACAATTGTGCAACATTTGTTTTAAGCTTGTTGTATAAGATCTTTGCTTTTTGACTTTTAGTTTGCATTTaacaatccttcgttttttgtgTGACATCATTCTATCATCgcctgccatctttatggacaacttttatcgttaaaaacacaaagcttctgcaattaattattgcaaacaatgcttttgtttgcaaattttttattttagtatcaaaacaacaccgaaaaatactattaattaaGAGAATgatgatcgttttctacaaagatagcggctttttcgtggagcgcatgagcaatactaaaatgCATGTGCAAACAGAGTGATGACGCCAAAAAAACAATAGATTGTAAATGCTTCCTTGTAGACCACTCAAGTAGAACATATAATTATTACTTCACATCACAGTTTTTATGGTCGTGTGGCACTATTTGAGGATAAATTATGAGACTAAGCAGACACTTACCAGGGTAGTGGTCTATACACATGTGCCGTCTCAATGAGCAGTTCAGGCTGCTTTCATATCTTGTCAGACTGTAGAGCAGTTTTTCTTTCAACATCTTGTCAACATCAATAAGATCCCATCCTTCTCCAAGAGCTGAAACATCAATTATTAGTCCGACAACTTTTAACCGTATTTCACagttctctattctttaaccaccaaaaaggagatggcaTTGGAGATGGCATTAAAACAACATGTTCGTGCGCtaaattgaaagcttttaatAATTAGTTTTCTCTATTGTAACATTAGATATCTCACTGCACATTATACCCAGCCATGTCGCAAGCAACAAATATCATTAAACCGACCTGTAATAATCTGACACATACATACATTCACATGCTACAGTGATATACATTAGCTACTGAAATAAAAAGGTTTAAGAAGATAGTTGTTCATTTTCAGACCACAACATGATAAAACCAAGATTTTTGCAAAACTAACCTATGTCAGCATTGGTTGCAACAGCAGGCTTGCCCAGCAAATTTCGAGAGGCGTACATGAAGAAGTCAGACATTTTTATCAAGTGGTCGAGTTTGACAAACTGAAGCTTCCCTTTTTCATTAAGGCTTCTCCTCTGCAATTCCTCAAACAAATAGCAGTATCCAATTTGAAATATTCTCTGaatattataaaacttttttaaagctAGAAATTGAGGTCTATGCATTAGGAACATTTCAAACCTTGACTGACAATCTAAAAAATAAACTGTTTTGCTGATTAAACTCATAGCAATAGGCTGAATGTTTACGAGGCTCCCAattggaaaaaaagtaaaagtttaGCTTAATTGAATATATACCAGTTTTTGAAAGAGAGAAAAGTGGTTAATATATAAAGGCTGATATTGTAAAAGTTCTGCTGAGACTCTGTATTGCTCTACAAAGAATCACACCACTTTGAGTATATAATGCTGTACAGTGATACGATtactcaggatacgattactcTGATggtgattttttcacctcaccatacaatTCTTATTTCACGATACGAGCTCAACAAAGGTTTTGcccaaattcaaatttggctgtCGGTATGCCTCTTACGCGCATCAAAATAAGAAAAACTACCAAAATGCTGTTTGCCGAAACCATGGTCACAATGTTTGAAAGAGACACTATGACCAATTTCTCTAAGCTCAACAATTCCCGTGTGTAAAACAGTAACATTTTCTCTGCAAAATCAGTTGCAAAGTTGGAATGGCGATCCCTTCAAACAGAAGGTCCATTAGTGGGACAACTtttcttaacctgctaacaaaaatccacttcattacggAAACTACATCGTTTGGGCTTTCTTGCCGAATTAGgttcaaaaaagtttaaaacacgcgggctaaaagttatagtgaaagcgaagacagaaactgataagcGATAAAACTTTAGTGATAAAAACTTGATGTTcagtaaaattgttaaaatacacactaaaacttGACTTtgagtgtgtgtgcatgtgcgtaTGCGTGTGCGCGGGCGTGTGTGCCCATGTGAGTGCGTGTGTATAAACTAAACTAAGTaggctaaacttatttgaggtgatttcaaattttatgttaagCGTACATCTGCCTTGAAGGTAAAAATTCCCTACGGTACGTAGTACAGTACATTATGAAGTTATACATTATTGCAGATCATATTCACagtacaataaataataataatacaatagatGCATTGTACATAATACAATAAACtcattgtaggtaactatagttactaaagttaacatactattttgttactaatttctaATATTTACATcacttatacaaaattttgacaatttttgccaGGGaatttttgcattatataattactatgatACTAAACCCCTACATActattttttcaccatacataTTCAATCCTGGAACAAGTCAAAAACGTATCCTGAGGTcgaactatatatattttttcacaaACTTATAAAGATGTACAGTGTATGTATGCTTAACAGACAACCGCATGAAATCAGTTTTTCTCGTGATCTGCCTATCTCTGCTTGTCCGGTTTCTTTTATATCATAAAGATTGACAGGCTCTGCCCTTTTTCCAAGAAGGCTGACTCAGGGGTAAATCGGTCTTTCATAGGTTGGCTAGGAAGGACCGGCCTACTAGGAAGGCAAGTGTCATTGTAttcaaaaatcaattaaaattcATCCCAATTTTTATGTAAATCTACATTATCGTAATTGCACTAAAACTGCATAATTTAGTAGTGCACAGActaactttttaacctttttttCAGATGCACCATAATAACCTATAACTATTTTTTGATGGCACTCTGTTTTTGTTTACCCaagaaaattacaaacaaaaacTTGAAACAAATGAGCTTAAACTGCTAGTGAAAGTACCTGTATACCAGTTGCATCAGGTTTGGATCAATTTCAAATGAGATTAAATGTTATTTGTGTATTTACAAAGATCTAAACAGCTTTTGTCTACAGTAGAACTCTTTCACTGCCCAATTAATTTCATTACCAAGACATAGttacatatttggtaaaacttaatatttggcATTGACTCTTgaaaattgttgaagcttttgaATCACGTTGTGTATAAAAAATATCTGATATCAAATTAATCAATACAAAATTTACCAATTTTGTTACAACTAACAGCATTTTTTACtgctaaataaaataatcactctcaGTAGTACAACTGCTCAATAAAACTTACTCAAAGTCCATAGTTCTACAATTAGTGAAACCTTGGTAGCAGTAATGCGTCTGACAAAATGGTAATTGCTAAGAAAATATTGGAATAAAACTTAAgcttttgcaaagcaaaacaatACGCAGACTGAGTTGTAATCAATCTTTTTATTTGCTCAAAGCATGCAGATAAGTGCTTCTTTTCATTTAAGTACAGATATGATTGGCTAATTAATTAACTGCTCACTAATCAAAAGTGTTTTGAACAAAGCCTACTAAAGTGTACCATGCGGCTTTTGGCCTACACAAACTTTTTGCTGAGTTGTACTGCGCGGCTTGGGGTTGTGGAAGAGTTAAAAGAACTACTAGGTTAGTTGTTGCTCAAGTTTTGTTCACATGTGCTAGCTGTAAAATAACTAAGTAGAGTGTGccataaaatattcaaaatactTCGCAAGAAACAAAGACACAAGAAACTttctttactaaaataagtgTTGGGTTAGCTCTCTCATAACCAATTTATCAATACACCTACACGAAGTTTTTATGTCGAGCATATTTGTGCAGTTTTCTCCAATAGTACAGTATGTTTGTACAGTAGTCACACTTGTAGCCAAAACCTCCATTTACATAAGGTTCACAAAGCATAAAGAGGCTATGTAAAGATAATTTAGGACAATCTTAAAATAGATTAGACAATTATTATGTATGTTACAGCCACTGTTGGTATAACATAATGTCTCCATGTCGTAAACATTTTCAAAACGAGTGGTTTGCATTGTAGGAGCATATAATGTAGTTTGTTTGTATGTTGATGATAATTTTAGGTTTTGTCAGTGGTATCAACATATCATAATGCTATAAAACTagtattttatatgtattagtaagTATTCTAGATAGAGCTTTGCTCAAGTACATTAAAACTATGAATCGGCTGAAGCAGTAACCTTGACCGTCAGTAATCTTGTTTTTAGGCAGCGTCTTCTTTCAGATTCAATGATAACATACAAATGTTACACATCGATGACCAAACACACAATAAATCATCAAACATACACATAGGCTGACTATTTTAAGTTACTAGCAAATTTTTAAATCAACCATACACTAGCTTGAAATGTTTCAGAAGCACCAATTTAACTGATAACAAAGTCAAATTTAGTGTAACAGCTCTCAATTCAGGATCACTGCAGGACTTCATAAGTGAAAATATCTTTAACTTTTTGAACCCAAAGCGTAGAGCAAATGTTTTAGTTCCATACTAGGCCTTACCTCTATATCTGTTTCTGATATGTAAAACAAATGAATTTTCTTTACACAGGGATGATTCAGATTAGATTGGAGAACATTCAAGTACTCTTGATCTCTTTCTGCTAGCAATTCTTGAGAAAAACTTTTCGCATATTCCTCTTGGAGTTTCACTGTGTATATAAACATATGGTAAAGAAAGTTGTGATGCTTGTAACTTCCTTGTACTGAGGGCGGCTGTGAGCGTCCACTCTGCAGAACTTCATCCACTATATATAAAGCATGTAGTTAACAAAATTCAAACAGGATCTAAATAACAAAAAGACCTCTTATAACAGAATGCCAACAAATCTGAGTGCCAgataacaaaaaacaaaaaaaaacattctgaAGGCTTCTTGCACAAAATTAGAAGAaatattgcaaatattttttt
It encodes the following:
- the LOC137408086 gene encoding uncharacterized protein, with product MPVVRAILNGCGFQCLVDTGSERTLVSPQVLTGSTRLRPGHPLLTADGKASHVKGQCRVVVGVQGHCFGVTALVMDKLCNLGVDCLLGGDVIDHMGGVTVRRGSDAKYSVRWGKPYQNGCCGVPAGQDTGAGCACGVAGVAPLSGLGGDLVSLRVDDPDFVATFAQGRWTVSWRWSGESPKGLQTRVAEYKCTRAPNLHERYCAEIESWISKGWLKRWSRPIEGIIPLLAVFQPTKDKVRPVMDYRELNAFVESHTGGDAVAVCGEKVRKWRQLRGRLGVVDLKSAYLQIHVSEALWKYQVVKYKGVPYALTRLGFGLSCAPRIMTKILGKVLSLDERVRRGTDHYIDDIVVQESVLGVEELRKHLAKYGLVTKEPEGLDGGRLLGISLKGNARGHLQMSRGTALSEIHLEPAGLTKRELFSFCGRLVGHYPVAGWLRPYCSFLKRLGCNGAWDAPVEKEVSSLASELYTRVCQEDPVRGPWHVRPDGSVVVWTDASSLGLGVAIEVDGSIVEDASWLRKESDHSHINVAELEAVGRGVNLAIAWGFKTFTLAVDSLTVVNWMSNTIDGRNRVRTKSAAEMLVKRRLGVIRDTITEYGLSVTMRLVPTVENKADRMTRVPKKWLGHRGMSGGEAESMAAAIFTGETLGDAVWAAHLPHHLGVERTLYLAQQVRSDLTREQVKRELAGCEACQRVDPAPRGENLVETGSLAVEGNWCRVAIDVTHYGGQVFLSMVDCGPSRFAIWRRLPSETAAHIVAQLRTIVIERGPCDELLMDNSMAFRSATVAQFADEWGISLRFRAAYAPSGNGIVERNHRTIKRIAERGRISPEEATFWYNYASRL